The proteins below come from a single Streptomyces tubercidicus genomic window:
- a CDS encoding choline/carnitine O-acyltransferase yields MTTFAQEDSLPRVPLPTLEASCERFLAWCAPLLTADERAATEAEVAAFLRPGGPGRVLHTALEEYDATEGVHSWLDTFWPYRYLGRRDRIALNANFFFLFRDPAPEQPQSQLERAAGLIAGAVGYKRQLDQESIPPVVQRGVPQSMVQNKYLFSATRIPGAAQDTVRSPYTDAWPGPSGARHIVVFHRGNMFRMEVLGADGVPHSLDDLEAGLRAVQKAGAEPAAAGTSVGHLTTMARAEWAAARESLRTRHPRNAEALDDIETALFCLCLEDFAPEDTQQACDQLLYGDRGNRWFDKAVSLIVFADGRAGINVEHCELDGTTILSFTDALLSAPAEEHARRSGARSQGLPSVEPVIFELDDTLRAQVRSAADAFAEYGAHTATRTVSFDDFGSTTAKALGSSPDAFVQLAYQLAHQRAKGRLGATYESIATRQWRHGRTEAMRVVTPEIQAFVAAMEDPTASPDARRTAFRAAAAKHVARAKECQAGDAPEQHLWELELIQRRRGAELGVTEQPALYRTPGWLTMRDDYLSTSSAPSENIQYFGFGSTSSRCIGVAYVLLPDRFHLYLSTPLAVADQMQTFADRLREAVTELRELLATDGPGD; encoded by the coding sequence ATGACGACCTTCGCCCAGGAGGACAGCCTCCCGCGGGTGCCGCTGCCCACACTGGAAGCCAGCTGCGAAAGGTTCCTCGCCTGGTGCGCGCCGCTGCTGACCGCCGACGAGCGGGCTGCGACCGAGGCGGAGGTGGCCGCCTTCCTCCGCCCCGGCGGCCCCGGCCGGGTGCTGCACACGGCACTGGAGGAGTACGACGCCACCGAGGGCGTCCACAGCTGGCTCGACACCTTCTGGCCGTACCGCTACCTGGGCCGCCGGGACCGGATCGCCCTCAACGCCAACTTCTTCTTCCTGTTCCGGGACCCCGCCCCCGAGCAGCCGCAGTCGCAGCTGGAGCGGGCGGCCGGACTCATCGCCGGCGCCGTCGGCTACAAGCGCCAACTCGACCAGGAGAGCATCCCTCCGGTGGTCCAGCGGGGCGTCCCCCAGTCGATGGTCCAGAACAAGTACCTGTTCTCCGCCACCCGGATCCCCGGAGCGGCACAGGACACCGTCCGCAGCCCCTACACCGACGCCTGGCCGGGCCCCTCCGGCGCCCGGCACATCGTGGTCTTCCACCGCGGCAACATGTTCCGGATGGAGGTGCTCGGCGCGGACGGTGTCCCGCACAGCCTGGACGACCTCGAAGCGGGCCTGCGCGCCGTACAGAAGGCCGGCGCCGAACCGGCCGCGGCCGGCACCTCGGTCGGCCATCTCACCACCATGGCGCGCGCGGAGTGGGCCGCCGCCCGGGAGTCCCTGCGCACCCGCCACCCCCGCAACGCCGAGGCGCTGGACGACATCGAGACAGCCCTCTTCTGCCTCTGCCTGGAGGACTTCGCCCCCGAGGACACCCAGCAGGCCTGCGACCAGCTGCTGTACGGCGACCGCGGCAACCGCTGGTTCGACAAGGCCGTCTCCCTGATCGTCTTCGCGGACGGCCGGGCGGGCATCAACGTCGAGCACTGCGAGCTGGACGGCACCACCATCCTCAGCTTCACCGACGCCCTGCTCAGCGCCCCGGCCGAGGAACACGCCCGCCGGTCCGGAGCCCGCTCCCAGGGACTCCCGTCCGTCGAGCCGGTCATCTTCGAGCTGGACGACACCCTCCGGGCACAGGTGCGCTCCGCCGCCGACGCCTTCGCGGAGTACGGGGCGCACACCGCCACCCGGACGGTCTCCTTCGACGACTTCGGCAGCACCACCGCCAAGGCGCTGGGCTCCTCCCCGGACGCCTTCGTCCAGCTCGCCTACCAACTGGCCCACCAGCGCGCCAAGGGACGGCTGGGCGCCACGTACGAGTCGATCGCCACCCGCCAGTGGCGGCACGGCCGGACCGAGGCGATGCGCGTGGTCACCCCGGAGATCCAGGCGTTCGTCGCCGCGATGGAGGACCCGACGGCCTCCCCGGACGCCCGCCGGACCGCCTTCCGGGCCGCCGCGGCGAAGCATGTGGCACGCGCCAAGGAGTGCCAGGCCGGTGACGCGCCCGAGCAGCACCTGTGGGAACTGGAGCTGATCCAGCGCCGCCGCGGCGCGGAACTCGGCGTCACCGAACAGCCCGCCCTCTACCGGACCCCGGGCTGGCTGACCATGCGGGACGACTACCTGAGCACCAGCTCCGCCCCATCCGAAAACATCCAGTACTTCGGCTTCGGCTCCACCAGCAGCCGCTGCATCGGCGTCGCCTACGTCCTGCTGCCGGACCGCTTCCACCTCTACCTGAGCACCCCGCTGGCGGTGGCCGACCAGATGCAGACCTTCGCCGACCGGCTCCGCGAGGCGGTAACCGAACTACGCGAGCTGCTCGCGACCGACGGCCCCGGGGACTGA
- a CDS encoding Fpg/Nei family DNA glycosylase: MPELPEVESLSRFLGERLVGRSVARVYAVAVHALKTYDPPVTALEGRTFDGVTRRGKFLDLRVGELHLVLHLARAGWVRWSDRLPVVPPRPGKGPLALRVRLGRPDDGAGFDVTEAGSQKHLAVYVVRDPREVPGVARLGPDPLDEGFSLADFGALLDGERRQIKGVLRDQSVLAGIGNAYSDEILHTARMSPFKLAAKLSEEEVERLYAAVGSTLREAVERSRGLALKDLKAEKKSGLRVHGRKGEPCPVCGDTVREVSFSDSALQYCPTCQTGGKPLADRRLSRLLK, encoded by the coding sequence ATGCCCGAGTTGCCAGAGGTTGAGTCGCTGTCGCGGTTTTTGGGTGAGCGGCTGGTCGGCCGTTCCGTTGCCCGGGTGTATGCGGTTGCCGTCCATGCGCTCAAGACCTACGACCCGCCGGTCACCGCGCTTGAAGGCCGGACGTTCGACGGCGTGACCCGGCGCGGGAAGTTTCTCGATCTTCGGGTCGGGGAGCTGCATCTGGTCCTGCACCTGGCCAGGGCGGGGTGGGTGCGGTGGAGTGACAGGCTGCCGGTGGTGCCGCCGCGGCCCGGGAAGGGGCCGTTGGCGCTTCGGGTGCGGCTCGGGCGGCCGGATGACGGGGCGGGGTTCGATGTGACCGAGGCGGGGAGTCAGAAGCACCTTGCGGTGTATGTCGTACGGGATCCGCGGGAGGTGCCGGGGGTGGCGCGGCTGGGGCCGGATCCGCTCGATGAGGGGTTCAGTCTGGCGGACTTCGGTGCGTTGTTGGACGGTGAGCGGCGGCAGATCAAGGGGGTGCTGCGTGATCAGAGCGTGCTCGCCGGGATCGGGAACGCGTACTCGGACGAGATTCTGCACACCGCCCGGATGTCGCCGTTCAAGTTGGCGGCGAAGCTCTCCGAGGAGGAGGTGGAGCGGCTGTACGCGGCGGTGGGCAGCACGCTCAGGGAGGCGGTCGAGCGGTCCCGTGGACTTGCGCTGAAGGATCTCAAGGCGGAGAAGAAGAGTGGGCTGCGGGTGCACGGGCGGAAGGGGGAGCCGTGTCCGGTCTGCGGGGACACGGTGCGTGAGGTGTCGTTCAGTGATTCGGCTCTGCAGTACTGCCCGACCTGCCAGACGGGTGGCAAGCCCCTGGCGGACCGGCGGCTGTCCCGCCTACTGAAGTAG
- a CDS encoding AMP-binding protein gives MRSATGFTSYTDVLLDVLARDRARPVLTMGDGGAEVTAGALHDTVHRMAAVLAGRGIGPGRTVSLLSGNRPEVLAARYAANLLGARVVFLYDGMAAETLARIAESVQTALLLVDPDLHGTARALLRHIGGPAPEVMTLGAAPAFADGPVPDLLAACAALPATPEVPSAARPEDDWCIRHTGGTTGIPKGVRMAHAPYAGMLVKPMEGAGDPPRFLACTSLAHLAGILTDVTLAAGGTVVLHRAFDPTAVLTAVARDRITHLWLLPPLLYRLLDDPALPTTDIGSLTRITYGGCVASPSRLARAAEVFGPVLYGMYGMSEALTLTEARPADHLVTGPGGRVTVGRPVPGVTLAIRDADGRDLPAGERGEVHVRSAGVMTGYWKQPELTARVLPGDGWLRTGDIGVLDDDGRLYLVDRVKDLIIVVGGHVHPAEVEDLLHTHPAVAHCAVYGVRGPDETEEVHAAVVPAPGHRPDPAALRAFVTEHQGALYAPAVVHLVDAIPLTPVGKPDKTRLRAMAATA, from the coding sequence ATGAGGTCCGCCACCGGCTTCACCAGCTACACCGACGTCCTGCTCGACGTCCTCGCCCGCGACCGGGCCCGGCCCGTACTGACCATGGGCGACGGGGGTGCGGAGGTCACCGCCGGTGCGCTGCACGACACCGTCCACCGCATGGCGGCGGTGCTCGCCGGGCGCGGTATCGGCCCCGGACGGACCGTCAGCCTCCTCAGCGGCAACCGCCCGGAGGTGCTCGCCGCCCGCTACGCCGCCAACCTCCTCGGCGCCCGCGTCGTCTTCCTCTACGACGGGATGGCCGCCGAGACCCTGGCCCGGATCGCCGAGAGCGTGCAGACCGCCCTGCTCCTCGTCGACCCGGACCTCCACGGCACCGCACGGGCGCTGCTCCGGCACATCGGCGGACCCGCGCCCGAGGTCATGACCCTGGGCGCGGCGCCCGCGTTTGCCGACGGCCCGGTGCCCGACCTGTTGGCCGCCTGTGCCGCGCTTCCCGCCACGCCCGAGGTGCCGAGTGCGGCCCGTCCCGAGGACGACTGGTGCATCCGGCACACCGGCGGCACGACCGGTATCCCCAAGGGAGTGCGGATGGCGCACGCCCCGTATGCCGGGATGCTGGTCAAGCCCATGGAAGGCGCCGGCGACCCGCCCCGTTTCCTTGCCTGCACCTCGCTCGCCCATCTTGCCGGTATCCTCACCGATGTCACACTCGCGGCCGGCGGCACCGTCGTCCTGCACCGCGCCTTCGACCCCACGGCCGTCCTCACCGCCGTCGCACGCGACCGCATCACCCACCTCTGGCTGCTGCCCCCGCTCCTCTACCGCCTCCTCGACGACCCCGCGCTGCCCACCACCGACATCGGCTCCCTCACCCGCATCACCTACGGCGGCTGCGTGGCCTCCCCCTCCCGGCTGGCGCGGGCCGCCGAGGTCTTCGGACCGGTGCTGTACGGGATGTACGGGATGTCCGAGGCGCTGACCCTCACCGAGGCCCGTCCGGCGGACCATCTCGTCACCGGGCCCGGCGGCCGGGTCACCGTCGGCCGCCCGGTGCCCGGCGTGACGCTCGCCATCCGCGACGCGGACGGGCGGGACCTCCCGGCGGGGGAGCGGGGCGAGGTCCACGTACGCTCCGCCGGTGTGATGACCGGCTACTGGAAACAGCCGGAGCTGACCGCGCGCGTGCTGCCCGGCGACGGCTGGCTGCGTACCGGCGACATCGGCGTGCTGGACGACGACGGGCGGCTCTACCTCGTCGACCGGGTCAAGGACCTGATCATCGTCGTCGGCGGCCATGTCCACCCGGCGGAGGTGGAGGATCTGCTGCACACCCACCCGGCGGTCGCGCACTGCGCCGTCTACGGGGTGCGCGGGCCGGACGAGACCGAGGAGGTGCACGCCGCCGTCGTCCCCGCCCCGGGCCACCGGCCGGACCCCGCCGCCCTGCGCGCCTTCGTCACCGAGCACCAGGGCGCCCTGTACGCCCCGGCCGTGGTCCACCTCGTCGACGCCATCCCCCTCACGCCCGTCGGCAAGCCGGACAAAACGCGGTTGCGCGCGATGGCTGCCACGGCCTGA
- a CDS encoding PadR family transcriptional regulator: MSLPHAILTALLEKPSSGLALTRRFDRSIGYFWSATHQQIYRELGKLEQAGFIRALPSAQPSRGQKKEFEVLPAGRAELTRWASGEQDPKPIRDALLLRLRASAVVGRDGLDAELRRHLTLHRGQLAEYQEIEDRDFGAATAPEDRLRRLVLRAGIGLETFWVEWLEEALAEVTQMEGVTGPGDDAGG; the protein is encoded by the coding sequence ATGTCACTCCCGCACGCGATCCTCACCGCCCTGCTAGAGAAGCCGTCGTCGGGGCTGGCGCTGACCCGCAGGTTCGACCGGTCGATCGGCTACTTCTGGTCGGCCACCCATCAGCAGATCTATCGCGAGCTGGGCAAGCTGGAGCAGGCCGGGTTCATCCGGGCGCTGCCGAGCGCACAGCCGTCGCGGGGGCAGAAGAAGGAGTTCGAGGTGCTGCCCGCGGGCCGGGCCGAGCTGACCCGCTGGGCCTCCGGCGAGCAGGACCCCAAGCCCATCCGGGACGCGCTGCTGCTGCGGCTGCGGGCCTCGGCGGTGGTGGGGCGGGACGGGCTCGATGCCGAACTGCGGCGCCATCTGACGCTGCACCGGGGGCAGTTGGCGGAGTACCAGGAGATCGAGGACCGCGACTTCGGGGCGGCGACGGCCCCGGAGGACCGGTTGCGGCGGCTGGTGCTGCGGGCCGGGATCGGGCTGGAGACCTTCTGGGTGGAGTGGCTGGAGGAGGCGCTGGCGGAGGTGACGCAGATGGAGGGTGTGACGGGCCCGGGGGACGATGCGGGTGGGTGA
- a CDS encoding Gfo/Idh/MocA family protein — protein sequence MTTLRIGLLGTGPWARRVHAPALAAHPGVELAGIWGRRAEAAAALAQVHDTRPYADPDELSAVCDAVAIALPPAVQVPLAVRAAGAGCHLLLDKPVATSVPEARALADAADRAGVASVVFFTARFGAEEGEWIAAQAAAGGWFTAHADWLGSVFAEDSSSPYADSPWRRAKGGLWDVGPHALSVLLPVLGDAEAVTATRGPADTVLLTMRHSSGAASTATVGLTAPAAAAGVDLTLRGTAGITTLPRRLDGPEPAYHRAVDALLAAAATGLPNACDIHFGLRVTEILAAAQESLSPLMPLEA from the coding sequence ATGACGACCCTGCGCATCGGACTCCTCGGTACCGGCCCCTGGGCGCGGCGCGTCCATGCCCCGGCCCTCGCCGCGCACCCCGGCGTCGAGCTCGCCGGGATCTGGGGGCGCCGGGCGGAGGCCGCCGCGGCGCTGGCCCAGGTGCACGACACCCGCCCGTATGCCGACCCGGATGAGCTGTCCGCGGTCTGCGACGCCGTCGCCATCGCCCTGCCGCCGGCCGTCCAGGTCCCGCTGGCGGTCCGCGCCGCCGGGGCCGGCTGCCACCTTCTCCTGGACAAGCCGGTCGCCACCTCCGTGCCCGAGGCCCGTGCCCTCGCCGATGCCGCCGACCGGGCGGGCGTCGCCTCGGTGGTCTTCTTCACGGCGCGCTTCGGGGCGGAGGAGGGCGAGTGGATCGCCGCGCAGGCCGCGGCCGGGGGCTGGTTCACCGCGCACGCCGACTGGCTCGGCTCGGTGTTCGCCGAGGACAGCTCCAGCCCGTACGCCGATTCGCCCTGGCGCCGGGCCAAGGGCGGGCTGTGGGACGTCGGGCCGCATGCGCTGTCGGTGCTGCTGCCGGTTCTCGGGGACGCGGAGGCGGTCACCGCCACCCGGGGCCCGGCCGACACCGTTCTGCTGACGATGCGTCACAGCAGCGGGGCGGCCAGTACGGCGACGGTCGGCCTGACCGCCCCGGCCGCGGCCGCCGGTGTCGACCTCACCCTCCGCGGCACCGCGGGTATCACCACCCTGCCCCGCCGCCTGGACGGCCCCGAACCGGCCTACCACCGCGCCGTCGACGCCCTGCTCGCCGCCGCCGCGACCGGTCTGCCGAACGCCTGCGATATCCACTTCGGCCTGCGGGTCACCGAAATCCTGGCGGCGGCGCAGGAGTCGCTGAGCCCGCTCATGCCTCTGGAGGCATGA
- a CDS encoding NADPH-dependent 2,4-dienoyl-CoA reductase yields MSQYPHLMSPLDLGFTTLPNRVLMGSMHIGLEEAENGFARMAAFYAARARGGVGLMVTGGIAPNDAGRPYEGGAKLTTEEEAAQHRTVTDAVHAAGGRIAMQILHFGRYAYHADLVAPSALQAPISPFVPNALTDDEVEQTIEDYVRAAELAKSAGYDGVEIMGSEGYLINEFIVGATNRRTDRWGGSYENRMRFPLEIVRRTRERVGTDFILIYRLSMLDLVPGGSTLEEVVTLAKEIEAAGATIVNTGIGWHEARIPTIVTSVPRGAYTWVTKRLMGSVTIPLVTSNRINTPEVAEELLADGRADMVSLARPFLADPDFVAKARDGRAEAINTCIGCNQACLDHTFSGKITSCLVNPRACHETELVLSPTRRRKRLAVVGAGPAGLACAVSAAERGHEVTLFDAAAEVGGQLNIAKRIPGKEEFDETLRYFRHQLDSQGVDVRLNHAVTAGDLGAYDEVVIATGVTPRTPEIEGVGHPSVVSYLDVLRDGAPVGERVAIIGAGGIGFDVAEFLTDAGDAASQDPEAYFRAWGVDTAYGDRGGLRAPERPKTPRQVHLLQRKTTKVGAGLGKTTGWIHRTELRHRGVTTVAGAAYERIDDEGLHLTVDGTASTLPVDTVVLCTGQEPRRELYEELRAEGRAVHLIGGADVAAELDAKRAIQQGTELAAAL; encoded by the coding sequence ATGAGCCAGTACCCGCACCTGATGAGCCCGCTCGACCTCGGGTTCACCACCCTGCCCAACCGGGTGCTGATGGGGTCGATGCACATCGGGCTGGAGGAGGCCGAGAACGGCTTCGCGCGGATGGCCGCCTTCTACGCCGCCCGTGCGCGCGGCGGCGTCGGCCTGATGGTGACCGGCGGTATCGCGCCGAACGACGCGGGCCGGCCGTACGAGGGCGGGGCCAAGCTCACCACCGAGGAAGAGGCCGCGCAGCACCGGACGGTGACCGACGCGGTGCACGCGGCGGGCGGGCGGATCGCGATGCAGATCCTGCACTTCGGGCGGTACGCGTACCACGCCGATCTGGTCGCGCCGAGTGCCCTCCAGGCGCCCATCAGCCCCTTCGTGCCGAACGCGCTCACCGACGACGAGGTCGAGCAGACCATCGAGGACTACGTGCGGGCGGCGGAGCTGGCCAAGTCCGCCGGGTACGACGGTGTCGAGATCATGGGCTCCGAGGGCTATCTGATCAATGAGTTCATCGTCGGCGCGACCAACCGGCGCACGGACCGCTGGGGCGGCTCGTACGAGAACCGGATGCGCTTCCCGCTGGAGATCGTCCGCCGTACCCGCGAGCGCGTCGGCACCGACTTCATCCTGATCTACCGGCTGTCGATGCTGGACCTCGTCCCGGGCGGCTCCACGCTGGAGGAGGTCGTCACCCTCGCCAAGGAGATCGAGGCGGCGGGCGCCACGATCGTCAACACCGGCATCGGGTGGCACGAGGCCCGTATCCCCACCATCGTGACCTCGGTGCCGCGCGGCGCCTACACCTGGGTGACGAAGCGGCTGATGGGCTCGGTGACCATCCCGCTGGTGACCAGCAATCGCATCAACACCCCCGAGGTCGCCGAGGAGTTGCTGGCCGACGGCCGCGCCGACATGGTGTCGCTGGCCCGGCCCTTCCTCGCCGACCCGGACTTCGTCGCCAAGGCGCGGGACGGCCGGGCCGAGGCGATCAACACCTGCATCGGCTGCAACCAGGCCTGCCTCGACCACACCTTCAGCGGGAAGATCACATCCTGTCTGGTCAATCCGCGGGCCTGCCACGAGACCGAGCTGGTGCTCTCCCCCACTCGGCGGCGCAAGCGGCTCGCCGTGGTCGGCGCCGGGCCGGCCGGGCTCGCCTGTGCCGTGTCCGCGGCCGAGCGCGGCCATGAGGTCACCCTCTTCGACGCCGCGGCCGAGGTCGGCGGGCAGCTGAACATCGCCAAGCGGATCCCGGGCAAGGAGGAGTTCGACGAGACCCTGCGCTACTTCCGTCACCAGCTCGACAGCCAGGGCGTGGACGTACGGCTGAACCACGCCGTCACGGCCGGGGACCTCGGGGCGTACGACGAGGTGGTGATCGCCACCGGGGTCACCCCGCGTACCCCGGAGATCGAGGGCGTCGGCCACCCGAGCGTGGTCAGCTACCTCGATGTGCTGCGGGACGGGGCGCCGGTCGGTGAACGTGTGGCGATCATCGGGGCGGGCGGTATCGGCTTCGATGTCGCCGAGTTCCTCACCGATGCCGGCGATGCGGCGAGCCAGGACCCGGAGGCGTACTTCCGCGCCTGGGGCGTCGACACCGCCTACGGCGACCGGGGCGGGCTGCGCGCGCCCGAGCGGCCCAAGACCCCGCGGCAGGTGCATCTGCTCCAGCGCAAGACGACGAAGGTCGGCGCCGGACTCGGCAAGACCACCGGCTGGATCCACCGTACGGAGCTGCGGCACCGGGGCGTGACCACGGTCGCCGGGGCCGCGTACGAGCGGATCGACGACGAGGGCCTGCACCTCACGGTCGACGGCACGGCCAGCACGCTCCCCGTCGACACCGTGGTGCTGTGCACCGGGCAGGAGCCGCGCCGCGAGCTGTACGAGGAGCTGCGGGCCGAGGGGCGCGCCGTGCACCTGATCGGCGGTGCGGATGTCGCCGCCGAGCTGGACGCCAAGCGCGCCATCCAGCAGGGGACGGAGCTCGCGGCAGCGCTGTGA
- a CDS encoding arpA protein has protein sequence MSTAQALTLDQVVDTARYPLPEPDSAGGRAVISRARHELLTLGCTVLPDFIRPALREALEQECAAIAPQAHFDVETVNVYNIAVDSTLPAGHPGRRTFQRGNAFVPRDRVPADSLISRLYADPVFQDFLARCFGLPRLHELADPLSGLVLNVVAPGMEHPWHFDTNEFTVSMLTREAQDGGVFEYCPNIRSAHDERFDDVRDVLDGRGERLIRRLPLHPGDLQLFKGRYSLHRVSPVHGETARHSAIFAYSERPGVIGSVARTRQLFGRVLPAHTAAEGRAVRGDQLLD, from the coding sequence ATGAGCACTGCGCAAGCCCTCACACTCGACCAGGTGGTCGACACCGCCCGGTACCCCTTGCCGGAACCCGACAGCGCCGGAGGACGGGCCGTGATCTCCCGGGCCCGGCACGAACTCCTGACGCTCGGCTGCACCGTGCTGCCGGACTTCATCCGCCCGGCGCTCCGCGAGGCGCTGGAGCAGGAGTGCGCCGCCATCGCCCCCCAGGCGCACTTCGACGTCGAAACGGTCAACGTCTACAACATCGCGGTGGACTCCACCCTGCCGGCCGGCCACCCCGGCCGGCGCACCTTCCAGCGGGGCAACGCCTTCGTCCCACGGGACCGCGTACCGGCCGACTCCCTCATCAGCCGGCTCTACGCCGACCCGGTGTTCCAGGACTTCCTGGCCCGCTGCTTCGGCCTGCCGCGGCTGCACGAGCTGGCGGACCCGCTCTCCGGGCTGGTGCTCAATGTCGTCGCCCCGGGCATGGAGCACCCCTGGCACTTCGACACCAACGAGTTCACCGTCAGCATGCTCACCCGGGAGGCGCAGGACGGCGGCGTCTTCGAGTACTGCCCGAACATCCGCTCCGCCCACGACGAGCGCTTCGACGACGTCCGGGACGTCCTGGACGGCCGGGGCGAGCGGCTGATCCGCCGCCTCCCGCTGCACCCCGGCGACCTCCAGCTGTTCAAGGGCCGCTACTCGCTCCACCGGGTGAGTCCGGTGCACGGCGAAACCGCGCGCCACTCCGCGATCTTCGCCTACAGCGAGCGGCCCGGCGTCATCGGCAGCGTCGCCCGCACCCGCCAGCTCTTCGGCCGTGTCCTGCCCGCCCACACCGCCGCCGAGGGCCGCGCCGTACGGGGCGACCAGCTGCTGGACTAG
- the glnII gene encoding glutamine synthetase GlnII, giving the protein MTIKAEYIWIDGTQPTAKLRSKTKILSDGSKLPKWGFDGSSTNQAEGHASDLVLDPVFSCPDPIRGGDHLLVLCEVLHTDLTPHPSNTRALLRPVAEKFADQEAIFGIEQEYTFLKGDRPLGFPEGGGYPAPQADYYCGVGADAIFGREIVEKHLDLCLAAGLGLSGINAEVMPGQWEFQVGALPALEVSDHMWVARWLLHRVAEEYGVTASLEAKPAKGDWNGAGAHTNFSTRAMREGYDAIITACEALGQDDKPLEHVRQYGTGIEDRLTGAHETAPWDAYSYGASDRGASVRIPWQVEVDKKGYIEDRRPNANVDPYVVTRLMVDTCCTELARREQI; this is encoded by the coding sequence GTGACCATCAAGGCCGAGTACATCTGGATCGACGGCACCCAGCCGACCGCCAAGCTCCGCTCCAAGACCAAGATTCTGAGCGATGGCAGCAAGCTGCCGAAGTGGGGCTTCGACGGTTCCAGCACCAACCAGGCCGAAGGACACGCCTCGGACCTCGTACTGGATCCGGTGTTCAGCTGCCCGGACCCGATCCGCGGCGGCGACCACCTGCTGGTGCTGTGCGAGGTGCTGCACACCGACCTCACCCCGCACCCCTCCAACACCCGTGCGCTGCTGCGCCCGGTCGCGGAGAAGTTCGCGGACCAGGAAGCCATCTTCGGCATCGAGCAGGAGTACACCTTCCTCAAGGGCGACCGGCCGCTCGGCTTCCCCGAGGGCGGCGGCTACCCGGCCCCGCAGGCCGACTACTACTGCGGCGTCGGCGCCGACGCGATCTTCGGCCGGGAGATCGTCGAGAAGCACCTCGACCTGTGTCTGGCGGCGGGGCTCGGCCTGTCCGGTATCAACGCCGAGGTCATGCCCGGCCAGTGGGAGTTCCAGGTGGGCGCGCTGCCCGCGCTGGAGGTCTCGGACCACATGTGGGTGGCGCGCTGGCTGCTGCACCGGGTGGCGGAGGAGTACGGCGTCACCGCCTCGCTGGAGGCCAAGCCCGCCAAGGGCGACTGGAACGGCGCGGGCGCGCACACCAACTTCTCGACCCGGGCGATGCGCGAGGGCTACGACGCGATCATCACCGCATGCGAGGCGCTGGGCCAGGACGACAAGCCGCTGGAGCACGTCCGCCAGTACGGCACCGGCATCGAGGACCGTCTGACGGGCGCGCACGAGACCGCCCCGTGGGACGCGTACTCCTACGGCGCCTCGGACCGCGGCGCCTCGGTGCGTATCCCCTGGCAGGTCGAGGTCGACAAGAAGGGCTACATCGAGGACCGGCGGCCGAACGCCAACGTCGACCCGTACGTGGTCACCCGGCTGATGGTGGACACCTGCTGCACCGAGCTGGCGCGGCGCGAGCAGATCTGA
- a CDS encoding SRPBCC family protein, giving the protein MANFEVVTVVAAPPDQVFAVCLDAQAHTRSMASSSERAVDGKTSGELSLGDTVTFQARHFGLTWRLKARITAYDRPRRFVDEQESGPFKRWHHAHHFEPDGAGGTVMRDVIDFASPLGPVGRIVDRILLSRYMPHLIRVRNAYLAGTFG; this is encoded by the coding sequence GTGGCGAATTTCGAGGTCGTGACAGTCGTTGCCGCACCCCCGGACCAGGTGTTCGCGGTATGCCTGGATGCGCAGGCGCACACCCGCTCGATGGCCTCGTCGTCGGAGCGAGCGGTCGACGGCAAGACCAGCGGCGAGTTGTCGCTCGGTGACACAGTGACCTTCCAGGCTCGGCATTTCGGCCTGACCTGGCGACTCAAGGCCCGTATCACCGCATACGACCGGCCCCGACGGTTCGTGGACGAGCAGGAGTCCGGGCCCTTCAAGCGATGGCATCACGCCCACCACTTCGAGCCGGACGGCGCCGGTGGCACCGTGATGAGGGACGTTATTGACTTCGCCTCGCCTCTGGGGCCGGTCGGGCGCATCGTCGACAGAATCCTCCTGAGCCGGTACATGCCGCACCTCATCAGAGTCCGCAACGCCTACCTGGCCGGCACTTTCGGCTGA